The genomic segment AGGCAGACTTTTCCAGCAAAAAGCTCCGAAACCACTGTCATCCAAAGAGCTAGCAcgaaaaatatgtatgaatatccaaCCTGGAGGAGAAAAAGTTATGACATGATATTAAAAATTTTCACTTACATAAATGTTCTGTTCATTCATCTTTTAAAATTTTATCAAAATGTAAGATTTCCAAACTAAAAACTATTCCAAACTCACCTGGAAACTGTTTGGGAGTTGATATGGTTCTCCACCAATCTCTTCAACATAAAATCCCATTGGAAAAACAACCGCAGCCAGACAGAACAGCACCACTGGACagaggaataaatatatattttttaatacttaCATATACTTGTACGGTGTTTCATTCTCAAAATATTCATTCTAAAATGTTCAAATATTTTTCGCAAGAAGGAGTGAATGACTCTACCTCAAAAATCAGTGAATCCAGACATGACATTTTTATGCCATTCCACACTTACTAGCAGTGAAGCCAACCCAACGGGCATAGGCCATGATATAGAGACTGATTCGACAGTGTGAGAGAGCCAGCAGAACGATGGttgcagtgacacacacacaccccaagagTACACATCCTAGAGTCACCAGCCATGCTCCTCCAAGAGACGGTGCATAGCAGACCTGTAAAAGACgcaaataaaaattaagatatCCTACAAAATTAACCAAATAACACAAGCTCTAATCTTGTATATCATAATCAATTCATAGAACAAAAATCCTAAATTttgttaatgaaaaaataaatacttaCCTGAGATCTGTTATATAAAGTCTCACATGTCCATAGCAGTCCTAGGCGAGTATCACCTGAAAAGAATTGGGTTTGAATTACCCATACAGTTTTACAGTACTTGACAAACAATACTGACCACCAGATACTTAAGACCCTATCATACAAAcaatttttccattattttttgcgTTTCTGAATGAACTTCAGGATTTCTATATGCTCCTCTAATTTtggtcttgatcttgtgctatggAGGATTTATACAACTACATGGTCTTTATCtaaatatgaaacaaaagaagTTTATGTAAAATTAATttctcatcatttcttttttcttttacataataAATTTTAATTGAAATTGTGCAATATGTATGACGAGTCTCATGAGATTCATGAAATCTAACTTGTTGGTTTACATGggcatcattttttattatatcatatttcctGGTTCTCTGCCAGTCTGATAAGATCGGAACACTCATATGCCaaactttaataataaaaaaataaaaaaataaataaaaaataaatccaaaatcaaaattcaaaaatCCAAGATAAATATTGGTAGAATGATGGAATGCTTTTTCATGAGTGAAGAACTAGGTATAGCATGCTCTCCGAAGTGTGGAGGGTGTCGTTGTGGCAAGTGTTCTCTGAAAGGCCATATGACgctaaaggaagaaagggaactgAAACTAATTGAGGATGGATTGAATTATGATGAGCTTAACCAATATTGGACTATCCANNNNNNNNNNNNNNNNNNNNNNNNNNNNNNNNNNNNNNNNNNNNNNNNNNNNNNNNNNNNNNNNNNNNNNNNNNNNNNNNNNNNNNNNNNNNNNNNNNNNNNNNNNNNNNNNNNNNNNNNNNNNNNNNNNNNNNNNNNNNNNNNNNNNNNNNNNNNNNNNNNNNNNNNNNNNNNNNNNNNNNNNNNNNNNNNNNNNNNNNNNNNNNNNNNNNNNNNNNNNNNNNNNNNNNNNNNNNNNNNNNNNNNNNNNNNNNNNNNNNNNNNNNNNNNNNNNNNNNNNNNNNNNNNNNNNNNNNNNNNNNNNNNNNNNNNNNNNNNNNNNNNNNNNNNNNNNNNNNNNNNNNNNNNNNNNNNNNNNNNNNNNNNNNNNNNNNNNNNNNNNNNNNNNNNNNNNNNNNNNNNNNNNNNNNNNNNNNNNNNNNNNNNNNNNNNNNNNNNNNNNNNNNNNNNNNNNNNNNNNNNNNNNNNNNNNNNNNNNNNNNNNNNNNNNNNNNNNNNNNttttatatttttccttggagtttttttttttttttttgtcattgcttattttctttctatgattttgatttttttgtggtttacttttttatcatttgcgtcattttttcttcttcttctttttcttctcttcttatcgttcttcttaatcttcttctcttcttcgtttcttctcgttCCTCTTGATTTTCTTAATCGGTATGAtagacatatttattttttattatgtttcccGGCCGAATCTACAcctattttcttgtcttctttctccttgcttctctatttctccccttctcctcttctcctcctcctccacttctcttccattccctccttcaacttcttctttcatcattattgtattcggagcgtcctcttcctcctttctttatcctatcttcttccttcttcc from the Penaeus vannamei isolate JL-2024 chromosome 1, ASM4276789v1, whole genome shotgun sequence genome contains:
- the LOC113809630 gene encoding modulator of smoothened protein (The sequence of the model RefSeq protein was modified relative to this genomic sequence to represent the inferred CDS: added 103 bases not found in genome assembly); this translates as MDKLTIISGALFLAADIFAVVSLAMPDWIVSDIGGDTRLGLLWTCETLYNRSQVCYAPSLGGAWLVTLGCVLLGCVCVTATIVLLALSHCRISLYIMAYARWVGFTAMVLFCLAAVVFPMGFYVEEIGGEPYQLPNSFQVGYSYIFFVLALWMTVVSELFAGKVCLPNF